From one bacterium genomic stretch:
- a CDS encoding A/G-specific adenine glycosylase: MPWRETRDPYRIVVSEVMLQQTQVERVRPKYEEFLAAFPDLEALAAAPMARLLAVWRGLGYNRRALSLQRAARLLLERHGGRVPDDAAAL; the protein is encoded by the coding sequence ATGCCCTGGCGCGAGACGCGCGACCCCTATCGCATCGTCGTCTCGGAGGTGATGCTCCAGCAGACGCAGGTCGAGCGCGTGCGACCGAAGTACGAGGAGTTCCTGGCCGCGTTCCCGGACCTGGAGGCGCTCGCCGCCGCCCCGATGGCGCGGCTGCTCGCCGTGTGGCGCGGGCTCGGCTACAACCGCCGGGCGTTGAGCCTGCAGCGCGCGGCGCGGCTGCTGCTGGAGCGGCACGGGGGGCGGGTGCCGGACGACGCGGCGGCGCTCG
- a CDS encoding UvrD-helicase domain-containing protein has protein sequence IIPQPMSQNRHLNALNPRQREAVLHGDGPLLILAGAGTGKTRTLAYRVAHLVERGAAPDTILAVAFTNKAADELKERVARLLPRGVKAPAVSTFHSFCVRVLRREIEHLGYKRNFTIYDTADQLSALKEALRDVRMVGRGDADAKRVLGIISRAKNEGREVDPGDGTEPYAILAAEAAPRYASALKAYNAVDFDDLLVFTLRLFREFPEVLARWQERCRHILVDEFQDTNAVQYRLVALLAGPAGNLTVVGDDDQSIYGWRGALPGNILDFTADWPTAKVITLDQNYRSTGHILAAANTVIRRNPARREKNLWSDLGDGIPVTVLACKDAEDEANAVIERIIGLTAADKAKPADCAVIFRTNAQSRPFEDVLRRHRMRYVVVGGMRFYDRKEVRDLVAYLQAIHNPRDEVSLLRVVNFPPRGIGHETIHKLQAASLAERAPLAEVMARAAEVPGVGERQARTLREFLDFLEQMRARFAPGRLAAPAEELVRITGLEEAVRGSVKDMVAGERKAENVREVVAALATFEKAEPGANLGDYLAGVNLSGRDEESDDGGGDCVTLLTMHAAKGLEYPHVFLTGLEEGLLPHRRSEFEAGGLEEERRLTYVGMTRARRSLTITWAATRTKYAKVERAVPSRFLEELPEQGVRREDRCDPRETYLEYDDDAHMSPGDFFRRIKRL, from the coding sequence ATAATCCCGCAGCCCATGAGCCAGAACCGACACCTGAACGCCCTCAACCCGCGCCAGCGCGAGGCGGTCCTCCACGGGGACGGGCCGCTGCTGATCCTCGCCGGCGCCGGCACCGGCAAGACGCGCACGCTCGCCTACCGCGTCGCGCACCTCGTCGAGCGGGGCGCGGCCCCGGACACGATCCTCGCGGTCGCGTTCACGAACAAGGCGGCCGACGAGCTGAAGGAGCGTGTGGCGCGGCTGCTGCCCAGGGGCGTCAAGGCGCCGGCGGTCTCGACCTTCCACTCCTTCTGCGTGCGCGTGCTGCGCCGCGAGATCGAGCACCTCGGCTACAAGCGCAACTTCACGATCTACGACACCGCCGACCAGCTCTCGGCGCTCAAGGAGGCGCTGCGCGACGTGCGGATGGTCGGGCGCGGCGACGCGGACGCCAAGCGCGTGCTCGGGATCATCTCGCGCGCCAAGAACGAGGGGCGCGAGGTCGACCCCGGTGATGGCACGGAGCCCTACGCCATCCTCGCGGCCGAGGCGGCGCCCCGCTACGCGAGCGCGCTCAAGGCCTACAACGCGGTGGACTTCGACGACCTGCTCGTGTTCACCCTGCGCCTCTTCCGCGAGTTCCCCGAGGTGCTCGCGCGCTGGCAGGAGCGTTGCCGGCACATCCTCGTGGACGAGTTCCAGGACACGAACGCCGTGCAGTACCGCCTCGTGGCGCTGCTGGCGGGCCCCGCGGGGAACCTCACCGTCGTCGGCGACGACGACCAGTCGATCTACGGCTGGCGCGGCGCGCTCCCCGGGAACATCCTGGACTTCACCGCCGACTGGCCCACGGCCAAGGTGATCACGCTGGACCAGAACTACCGCTCGACCGGGCACATCCTGGCCGCGGCGAACACCGTCATCCGGCGCAACCCGGCGCGGCGCGAGAAGAACCTCTGGAGCGATCTGGGCGACGGCATACCGGTCACGGTGCTGGCGTGCAAGGACGCGGAGGACGAGGCCAACGCGGTGATCGAGCGGATCATCGGCCTCACGGCCGCCGACAAGGCGAAGCCGGCGGACTGCGCGGTGATCTTCCGGACGAACGCGCAGTCGCGCCCCTTCGAGGACGTGCTGCGCCGCCACCGGATGCGCTACGTGGTGGTCGGCGGGATGCGCTTCTACGACCGCAAGGAGGTGCGCGATCTCGTCGCCTACCTCCAGGCGATCCACAACCCGCGCGACGAAGTCTCGCTGCTGCGCGTGGTGAACTTCCCGCCGCGCGGGATCGGGCACGAGACGATCCACAAGCTCCAGGCGGCGAGCCTCGCGGAGCGCGCGCCGCTGGCGGAGGTGATGGCGCGCGCCGCCGAGGTGCCCGGCGTCGGCGAGCGGCAGGCGCGCACGCTGCGCGAGTTCCTCGATTTCCTCGAGCAGATGCGCGCGCGCTTCGCGCCGGGGCGTCTCGCCGCGCCGGCCGAGGAACTGGTGCGGATCACCGGCCTCGAGGAGGCGGTGCGCGGCTCCGTCAAGGACATGGTCGCCGGCGAGCGCAAGGCGGAGAACGTGCGCGAGGTGGTGGCGGCGCTGGCGACCTTCGAGAAGGCCGAGCCGGGGGCGAACCTCGGCGACTACCTGGCGGGCGTGAACCTCTCGGGGCGCGACGAGGAGTCCGACGATGGCGGCGGCGACTGCGTGACGCTGCTGACGATGCACGCCGCCAAGGGGCTCGAGTACCCGCACGTCTTCCTCACGGGGCTCGAGGAGGGGCTGCTGCCGCACCGGCGCTCGGAGTTCGAGGCCGGCGGGCTGGAGGAGGAGCGGCGCCTGACGTACGTCGGGATGACGCGGGCGCGGCGCAGCCTGACGATCACCTGGGCCGCGACGCGGACGAAGTACGCCAAGGTCGAGCGCGCGGTGCCGTCGCGCTTCCTGGAAGAGCTGCCCGAGCAGGGGGTGCGGCGCGAGGACCGCTGCGACCCGCGGGAGACCTACCTCGAGTACGACGACGACGCCCACATGTCCCCGGGCGACTTCTTCCGCCGCATCAAGCGGCTGTGA